In the genome of Drosophila melanogaster chromosome 4, one region contains:
- the RpS3A gene encoding ribosomal protein S3A, isoform F has translation MAVGKNKGLSKGGKKGGKKKVVDPFSRKDWYDVKAPNMFQTRQIGKTLVNRTQGQRIASDYLKGRVFEVSLADLQKDIDPERSFRKFRLIAEDVQDRNVLCNFHGMDLTTDKYRSMVKKWQTLIEAIVEAKTVDGYLLRVFCIGFTAKDQQSQRKTCYAQQSQVRKIRARMTDIITNEVSGADLKQLVNKLALDSIAKDIEKSCQRIYPLHDVYIRKVKVLKKPRFDVSKLLELHGDGGGKSVEAVVSSEGAVIDRPEGYEPPVQEAV, from the exons ATGGCAGTCGGCAAAAATAAAGGTCTTTCCAAGGGTGGTAAGAAGGGCGGTAAGAAGAAGGTGGTGGACCCGTTTTCTCGCAAGGACTGGTACGATGTCAAAGCTCCGAATATGTTTCAAACCCGTCAAATCGGTAAAACACTTGTAAACCGCACCCAGGGTCAAAGAATAGCATCGGATTATTTGAAGGGTCGCGTTTTCGAAGTGTCTTTAGCAGACTTGCAAAAGGATATTGATCCAGAACGTTCTTTTCGCAAGTTCCGTCTTATTGCAGAAGATGTTCAAGACCGTAATGTGCTCTGTAACTTTCACGGAATGGACTTGACTACGGACAAGTACAG GTCGATGGTTAAAAAGTGGCAAACACTAATTGAAGCTATTGTCGAAGCAAAGACTGTAGATGGGTACCTCTTGCGAGTGTTTTGTATCGGATTTACTGCCAAGGATCAGCAGTCTCAGCGCAAAACATGTTATGCTCAGCAATCGCAAGTCCGAAAGATTCGTGCTCGCATGACCGACATTATTACTAATGAAGTTAGTGGTGCCGATCTAAAGCAGCTTGTTAACAAGCTGGCCTTGGACTCGATTGCGAAAGATATCGAAAAAAGCTGTCAGCGCATATATCCATTACATGATGTTTACATTCGTAAAGTAAAGGTATTGAAGAAACCGCGCTTCGATGTCTCAAAGCTTCTGGAATTGCATGGCGATGGCGGTGGCAAATCCGTGGAAGCCGTTGTTTCATCCGAGGGAGCCGTAATCGACCGCCCTGAAGGTTATGAGCCCCCAGTACAGGAAGctgtttaa
- the RpS3A gene encoding ribosomal protein S3A, isoform B has product MSKLRICFKPVKSGRVFEVSLADLQKDIDPERSFRKFRLIAEDVQDRNVLCNFHGMDLTTDKYRSMVKKWQTLIEAIVEAKTVDGYLLRVFCIGFTAKDQQSQRKTCYAQQSQVRKIRARMTDIITNEVSGADLKQLVNKLALDSIAKDIEKSCQRIYPLHDVYIRKVKVLKKPRFDVSKLLELHGDGGGKSVEAVVSSEGAVIDRPEGYEPPVQEAV; this is encoded by the exons ATGTCAAAGCTCCGAATATGTTTCAAACCCGTCAAATCG GGTCGCGTTTTCGAAGTGTCTTTAGCAGACTTGCAAAAGGATATTGATCCAGAACGTTCTTTTCGCAAGTTCCGTCTTATTGCAGAAGATGTTCAAGACCGTAATGTGCTCTGTAACTTTCACGGAATGGACTTGACTACGGACAAGTACAG GTCGATGGTTAAAAAGTGGCAAACACTAATTGAAGCTATTGTCGAAGCAAAGACTGTAGATGGGTACCTCTTGCGAGTGTTTTGTATCGGATTTACTGCCAAGGATCAGCAGTCTCAGCGCAAAACATGTTATGCTCAGCAATCGCAAGTCCGAAAGATTCGTGCTCGCATGACCGACATTATTACTAATGAAGTTAGTGGTGCCGATCTAAAGCAGCTTGTTAACAAGCTGGCCTTGGACTCGATTGCGAAAGATATCGAAAAAAGCTGTCAGCGCATATATCCATTACATGATGTTTACATTCGTAAAGTAAAGGTATTGAAGAAACCGCGCTTCGATGTCTCAAAGCTTCTGGAATTGCATGGCGATGGCGGTGGCAAATCCGTGGAAGCCGTTGTTTCATCCGAGGGAGCCGTAATCGACCGCCCTGAAGGTTATGAGCCCCCAGTACAGGAAGctgtttaa